CCGTCTCGGGCTGAGAGACGTCGCCGTCCATCAAAACCAGGTTTTCCGAAGGGGTCAGCTTTTTCGACCGGGAAATACGACGCGAGTTGGCCACCACCTGGTAGCCGCTCTGCAAGAGCGTCCTGGCGATTTCCAGTCCGATGCCGCTGGATGCCCCCGTCACGATGGCTGTTCTGTTATCTTGATGCATGTGCATTCGCTCCTTGTTGGCTGTGAGTATCATTCGCAAACGCAGCCTAGGATGTAGGCCCTTATGCGTTGGTTTCCACATTGCCGGTTGCCATTTGGTAACCGCCTGGAGAGCTTTTAGGGGAGAAGAATGCCGATGATCCGTCACCGAAAGAGCCTTGTGAAGCCGCCGCCTCCAAGCTGTCCGCTGGATGAATGCATGAGGCTTGTGGGGGGTACCTGGACTCCCAACATCATCTGGTATTTGCGCGAGAATCCGCGCCGCTTCATGGAACTCAAGGGCGACCTCAAGGGCATCTCGGCCAAGACGCTGACTGCCCGCCTGCGGCGCATGGAGAAGGACGGCGTCGTCAGCCGCCAGGAGCGGCCCACCTCCCCTCCCACGGTCTGGTACAGCCTGACCGATCTGGGCCGGAGGCTCCTCCCGGCCATCGAAGCCATCGCGGCCGTCGGCCTGGAGCTGAAGGGGCTCTCCTCGTCCGAGTAGCTACGCTCTCCAGCGCTGCAGGGCGATGGAGGTGGTGTAGAGGGCGGCGGCCAGCAGGGAGAGGTAGGGCCAGAGGGACACGGGAGGGGCTTCGCCGAGGGCGGATTGGAGGAGCGGGCGGTCGGATTCGCCCAAGAAGGTTCCGCCGCCGGCTTGGGCGATGGCCC
The sequence above is a segment of the Acidobacteriota bacterium genome. Coding sequences within it:
- a CDS encoding helix-turn-helix domain-containing protein, which codes for MIRHRKSLVKPPPPSCPLDECMRLVGGTWTPNIIWYLRENPRRFMELKGDLKGISAKTLTARLRRMEKDGVVSRQERPTSPPTVWYSLTDLGRRLLPAIEAIAAVGLELKGLSSSE